In Wenyingzhuangia fucanilytica, the following are encoded in one genomic region:
- a CDS encoding ATPase: protein MHPHIIHEKETLFELGTIENNIIHYDFDKIVAYLNYKGRLTFGKNFKIYEDDMFLLYKLCLYFIRDYKKCEKYGLDPNKGILLSGPVGCGKTSWMKLLKHISPNVINYEVIPSRFLTFQFNSKGFEVIEKYGSSFSFCFDDLGVEPDGKHFGQDCNVMGEILLSRYDLFLQNKKLTFATTNLNAEEIDERYGSRVRSRMRQLFNLVAFDKNCRDKRL from the coding sequence ATGCACCCACACATCATACACGAAAAAGAAACCCTATTCGAATTAGGAACCATAGAAAACAACATCATCCACTACGATTTTGATAAAATTGTAGCCTACCTCAACTACAAAGGAAGATTAACCTTTGGAAAAAACTTTAAAATCTACGAAGATGACATGTTTTTACTTTACAAGCTTTGCTTGTATTTTATCAGAGATTATAAAAAATGTGAAAAATACGGACTAGATCCCAACAAAGGAATTTTACTTTCTGGACCCGTAGGATGTGGTAAAACAAGTTGGATGAAATTATTAAAACATATTTCGCCAAACGTTATCAATTACGAAGTCATTCCAAGTAGATTTTTAACGTTCCAATTCAATAGCAAAGGTTTTGAGGTGATAGAAAAATACGGTTCTAGCTTTTCTTTTTGTTTTGATGATTTAGGAGTAGAACCTGATGGAAAACACTTTGGACAAGATTGTAATGTCATGGGAGAAATATTACTCTCCAGGTACGATTTATTCCTCCAAAACAAAAAACTAACATTTGCTACTACGAACCTCAACGCAGAAGAAATTGATGAACGTTACGGTTCTAGAGTTCGTTCACGTATGAGACAACTTTTTAATCTAGTGGCTTTTGATAAGAATTGTAGGGATAAAAGGTTGTGA
- a CDS encoding helix-turn-helix domain-containing protein, with translation MPTAIITTDDLREFKTELLEAFKKLLESNSTTKNKKYLKSNEIMELLQVSPGTLQTLRINGTLPYTKIGGIIYYDAEEIQKVMEENKVKH, from the coding sequence ATGCCAACAGCAATTATTACGACGGATGATTTAAGAGAATTTAAAACTGAACTATTAGAAGCTTTTAAAAAACTACTTGAATCAAATTCAACAACCAAAAACAAGAAGTATTTAAAATCTAATGAAATTATGGAACTGCTTCAAGTAAGTCCAGGAACATTACAAACACTTCGAATCAATGGAACTTTACCTTATACCAAAATTGGAGGAATTATTTATTACGATGCTGAAGAAATTCAGAAAGTAATGGAGGAGAATAAAGTAAAACACTAG
- a CDS encoding RteC domain-containing protein: MFLNIFTCKNLNNSMKKILDLVKNYENTLKKIESKHLKKEEELKLKLKEAKHHLHQIRIYVRTLSFENTQEEITFFKKIKPSICGQIKFFKIQLSYKAEQPFVSIEKQKKYILKELRLLENKKKRNQSFYRYIKQEQTSLDDKYFVRGNEQLALFSQSDYADTDPEFTTSHDLLTCEVVTYELLSTYFKQELYCLSNFEAGCYNTIDNNSIAENFTWTASKTDLVELIYALKVTGAINGGDTQIKEITDVFGKLFNVNLGNYYKTFGEIKNRQENQTKFLSNLSSNLILKLEVDDF, encoded by the coding sequence ATGTTTTTAAATATTTTCACATGCAAAAATTTAAATAATTCTATGAAAAAGATATTAGATTTAGTGAAAAATTACGAAAACACATTAAAAAAAATTGAAAGTAAGCACCTTAAAAAAGAAGAGGAATTAAAACTAAAACTTAAAGAAGCAAAACATCATTTGCATCAAATTAGAATTTATGTTAGAACATTATCATTTGAAAATACACAAGAGGAGATTACGTTTTTTAAAAAAATAAAACCTAGTATTTGTGGACAGATAAAATTTTTCAAAATTCAGCTGTCATATAAGGCAGAACAACCCTTTGTATCCATTGAAAAACAAAAGAAGTATATTCTTAAAGAGCTAAGATTATTAGAGAATAAAAAGAAAAGAAATCAAAGCTTTTACAGGTACATAAAACAAGAACAAACTTCTTTGGATGATAAGTATTTTGTTAGAGGAAACGAACAATTAGCTTTATTTTCACAATCTGATTATGCAGATACTGACCCAGAGTTTACAACCTCACATGATCTATTGACATGTGAGGTAGTTACCTATGAATTACTTTCAACCTATTTCAAACAAGAGCTTTATTGTTTATCTAATTTCGAGGCAGGATGTTATAATACTATTGATAACAATTCTATTGCGGAAAACTTTACTTGGACAGCTTCAAAAACAGACTTAGTTGAGCTTATATATGCTTTAAAAGTAACAGGGGCTATAAATGGCGGAGATACTCAAATTAAAGAAATCACCGATGTTTTTGGCAAACTATTTAATGTCAACCTTGGGAATTATTATAAAACTTTTGGAGAGATTAAAAACAGACAAGAGAATCAAACAAAATTCTTATCAAACTTATCTTCAAATTTAATTTTAAAATTAGAAGTTGATGATTTTTAA
- a CDS encoding site-specific integrase, with translation MVSSNTYSLLTWLYTQNVEPGFAIIYFRITINSKRANISLNKKIKIDSWDYYKSKVRGNSNEARMLNQFLKEEESKIAKAYRELELEEKLITAQLVKARYLGTDQKHKTLQDLVSYHNQFVEKKIHKNTLRSYKTSQKYLFLYVNELLKTTDLYLKQLDYQFLLGYESYLRNYQPTNGQHAIENNTVMKHIQRLRKMIKMAVELEWINKDPFIRFSPTFIKKQREYLTEYELESIQNYHSRIERLQLVKDLFLFSCYTGLAYIDIKNLTPDNIVIGIDGGNWIITKRQKTGTPVKVPLLELAENIINSYSENLRVLHSNILLPTISNQKLNSYLKEIADVCGITKNLTFHMARHTFATTVTLSNGIPIETVSKMLGHTKLTTTQIYAKIVDKKVSEDMNILKEKFSYKPHIQRVS, from the coding sequence ATGGTATCATCAAACACTTATTCATTACTTACCTGGTTGTATACTCAAAATGTAGAACCTGGTTTTGCTATTATTTATTTTAGAATCACAATTAATTCTAAAAGAGCTAATATTAGTTTAAACAAGAAAATTAAAATCGATTCTTGGGATTATTATAAATCTAAAGTTAGAGGTAATTCTAATGAAGCAAGGATGTTAAATCAATTTCTTAAAGAAGAAGAATCTAAAATTGCAAAAGCTTATAGAGAGTTAGAACTTGAAGAGAAACTAATTACTGCACAATTAGTTAAAGCAAGGTATTTAGGTACCGACCAAAAACATAAAACTTTACAAGATTTAGTATCATATCACAATCAATTTGTTGAGAAAAAAATCCATAAAAACACTTTACGTAGTTACAAGACTTCCCAAAAGTATCTTTTTTTATATGTAAATGAACTACTAAAAACTACCGATTTATACCTCAAGCAATTGGATTATCAATTTTTGTTAGGTTATGAATCCTATTTACGTAATTATCAACCTACAAACGGTCAACATGCAATTGAAAATAATACAGTTATGAAACACATTCAAAGACTCCGTAAAATGATAAAGATGGCAGTTGAACTGGAATGGATTAACAAAGACCCTTTTATTAGGTTCTCTCCTACTTTCATAAAGAAACAAAGAGAATATTTAACAGAATATGAATTAGAGAGTATTCAAAACTATCATTCAAGAATTGAAAGATTACAATTGGTTAAAGACCTATTTTTATTCAGCTGCTATACAGGTTTAGCTTATATAGATATTAAAAATTTAACTCCAGATAACATTGTAATAGGTATTGATGGAGGCAATTGGATAATAACCAAAAGACAAAAAACAGGAACTCCTGTAAAAGTTCCATTGTTAGAACTTGCTGAAAACATCATAAATTCATATTCCGAAAACTTACGTGTTTTACATTCAAATATATTACTACCAACTATTTCCAATCAGAAGCTAAATAGCTACCTAAAAGAAATAGCTGATGTATGTGGAATTACTAAAAACTTAACCTTTCACATGGCACGTCATACCTTTGCAACTACGGTTACATTATCTAACGGAATTCCAATAGAAACGGTATCAAAAATGTTAGGTCACACTAAGCTTACAACTACCCAGATTTACGCAAAAATTGTAGATAAAAAAGTAAGTGAAGACATGAATATTCTTAAAGAAAAATTCTCTTACAAGCCTCATATACAAAGAGTTTCATAA
- the trxA gene encoding thioredoxin, whose product MALEITDATFEEVVLQSDKPVLVDFWAAWCGPCRMVAPIIDELTAEYEGKAVVGKVDVDANQEFAAKYGVRNIPTVLVFKGGEVVDKQVGVAPKATYAAKIDAAI is encoded by the coding sequence ATGGCATTAGAAATTACAGATGCAACGTTTGAAGAAGTAGTATTACAGTCAGATAAGCCAGTTTTGGTAGATTTTTGGGCTGCATGGTGTGGACCATGTAGAATGGTTGCTCCAATCATTGATGAGTTAACTGCTGAATATGAAGGAAAAGCTGTTGTTGGAAAGGTAGATGTTGATGCAAACCAAGAATTTGCAGCAAAATATGGTGTTCGTAACATTCCAACAGTATTAGTATTTAAAGGAGGAGAAGTAGTGGATAAACAAGTAGGAGTAGCTCCAAAGGCTACATATGCAGCAAAAATTGATGCAGCTATTTAA
- the metH gene encoding methionine synthase — translation MSKIKQTKYMKLSGLEPLVLGPDMNFINVGERTNVAGSKMFLRLIKEEKFDEALAVALHQVEGGAQIIDINMDDGLIDGKEAMVRFLNLIMAEPDIARVPIMIDSSKWDIIEAGLQVVQGKCVVNSISLKEGEENFKEQVRKLKMYGAAVIVMAFDEEGQADTYDRRIEIAERSYRIMVDECGFPSEDIIFDLNIFPVATGMEEHRRNAIDFIEATHWVRTNLENASVSGGVSNVSFSFRGNNPVREAMHSVFLYYAIQKGMNMGIVNPAMLEVYDDIPKDLLEHVEDVILDRRDDATERLLDFAESFKGEKKSEAQKLAWRELPLQDRITHGLVKGIDQFIVEDVEEARLTVEKPLEVIEGHLMIGMGVVGDLFGEGKMFLPQVVKSARVMKRAVAHLMPFIEAAKDENSPPQGKVLLATVKGDVHDIGKNIVGVVLACNNYAIVDLGVMVPPEKILQAAIDEKVDVIGLSGLITPSLDEMVHIAKEMKRLNFTIPLLIGGATTSKAHTAVKIAPEYDGGVVHVLDASRSVPVTSTLIGEDKKISQAFKDKTYAEYDKVRDGFLNRARKKVYLPLAEARANNYKLDFNSETVYAPNKIGVQVIDNLPLEELLPFMDWTPFFQSWELHGKFPAILEDEIVGEQAKDLYKDAKAMLDTIVKEKWFVAKAVYGLFPANTVNADDIEIYTDNNRAETIQTMLTLRQQSKKAAGKPHIALSDYIAPKDSGVEDYIGAFCVTAGFGVEEKAEEYKQNLDDYNSIMVKALADRFAEAFAEYLHDKVRKQDWGYAKGEDLSNEELIKESYQGIRPAPGYPSCPDHTEKRQLWDLLNVKENIGVELTDSLAMFPTASVSGHYFAHKDARYFGLGKITKEQVHDFANRRGLTNTEAERWLSPNMAEE, via the coding sequence ATGAGCAAAATAAAACAAACAAAATACATGAAGTTATCAGGACTAGAACCTTTGGTTTTAGGACCGGATATGAATTTTATCAATGTAGGAGAGCGTACCAATGTAGCAGGATCTAAAATGTTCTTAAGGTTAATCAAAGAAGAAAAATTTGATGAAGCCTTAGCAGTAGCATTACATCAGGTAGAAGGGGGAGCTCAAATCATTGATATTAACATGGATGATGGTTTGATTGATGGAAAAGAGGCAATGGTTCGCTTCTTAAACTTAATCATGGCAGAGCCAGATATTGCTCGTGTACCTATTATGATTGATTCCTCTAAGTGGGATATCATAGAAGCTGGATTACAAGTGGTACAAGGTAAGTGTGTGGTAAACTCTATTTCTTTAAAAGAAGGTGAAGAGAACTTTAAAGAACAAGTTCGTAAGCTTAAAATGTACGGAGCAGCTGTTATTGTAATGGCTTTTGATGAAGAAGGACAAGCTGATACTTATGATAGAAGAATAGAAATTGCAGAACGTTCATACCGAATTATGGTTGATGAATGTGGTTTTCCATCAGAAGATATCATTTTTGATTTAAATATATTTCCTGTAGCAACGGGAATGGAGGAGCATAGAAGAAATGCTATCGATTTTATTGAGGCTACTCATTGGGTACGTACCAATTTAGAAAATGCAAGTGTAAGTGGTGGGGTTAGTAATGTTTCTTTCTCATTTAGAGGAAACAATCCTGTGCGTGAAGCAATGCATTCTGTGTTTTTGTATTATGCTATCCAAAAAGGAATGAATATGGGAATTGTAAACCCAGCGATGCTAGAAGTTTACGATGATATTCCTAAAGATTTATTAGAACATGTAGAAGATGTAATTTTAGATAGAAGAGATGATGCTACCGAAAGATTATTAGATTTTGCAGAAAGTTTTAAAGGAGAAAAAAAATCTGAAGCTCAAAAACTAGCTTGGAGAGAATTGCCTTTACAAGATAGAATTACCCATGGATTGGTAAAAGGAATAGACCAGTTTATTGTAGAAGATGTTGAAGAAGCTCGTTTAACGGTTGAAAAGCCTTTAGAAGTTATAGAAGGTCATTTAATGATTGGAATGGGAGTTGTTGGAGATTTGTTTGGTGAAGGAAAAATGTTCTTGCCACAAGTTGTAAAATCAGCTCGTGTAATGAAAAGAGCGGTGGCTCATTTAATGCCGTTTATTGAAGCTGCTAAAGATGAAAACAGTCCACCACAAGGTAAAGTGCTATTAGCTACTGTAAAAGGAGATGTTCATGATATTGGTAAAAATATTGTAGGAGTAGTGTTGGCTTGTAACAATTATGCAATTGTAGATTTAGGGGTAATGGTTCCGCCCGAAAAAATATTGCAAGCAGCTATTGATGAAAAAGTTGATGTGATTGGATTGAGTGGTTTAATTACGCCATCTTTAGATGAAATGGTTCACATTGCCAAAGAAATGAAGCGATTGAATTTTACCATTCCATTGTTGATTGGTGGTGCTACAACATCTAAAGCACATACAGCTGTTAAAATAGCTCCTGAGTATGATGGTGGAGTAGTTCATGTATTAGATGCTTCGCGTTCTGTACCAGTTACGAGTACGTTAATTGGAGAGGATAAAAAGATTTCTCAAGCATTTAAAGATAAAACATACGCAGAGTATGATAAGGTTCGTGATGGATTTTTAAATCGAGCTCGTAAAAAAGTGTATTTACCATTAGCAGAAGCTAGAGCTAATAATTATAAGTTAGACTTTAATTCAGAAACTGTATATGCACCTAATAAAATAGGGGTTCAGGTTATCGATAATTTACCGTTAGAAGAGTTGTTGCCATTTATGGATTGGACTCCATTCTTTCAATCGTGGGAGTTACATGGTAAATTTCCGGCAATTTTAGAAGATGAAATTGTAGGAGAACAAGCCAAAGATTTGTACAAGGATGCCAAAGCAATGTTGGATACAATTGTAAAAGAAAAATGGTTTGTAGCCAAAGCGGTTTATGGATTGTTTCCTGCAAATACGGTGAATGCTGATGATATAGAAATCTATACAGATAATAATCGTGCAGAAACCATTCAGACCATGCTAACCTTACGTCAGCAATCTAAAAAAGCAGCAGGAAAACCACATATTGCTTTGTCTGATTATATTGCTCCAAAAGATAGCGGTGTAGAAGATTATATTGGTGCATTTTGTGTAACAGCAGGATTTGGTGTTGAAGAAAAAGCTGAAGAGTACAAGCAAAACTTAGATGATTACAATAGTATTATGGTAAAAGCTTTGGCGGATAGATTTGCAGAAGCCTTTGCAGAATATTTACATGATAAAGTTCGTAAACAAGATTGGGGATATGCTAAAGGAGAGGATTTATCTAACGAAGAGTTGATTAAAGAGTCTTATCAAGGTATTCGTCCTGCACCAGGATATCCATCTTGTCCAGATCATACAGAGAAAAGACAATTATGGGATTTGTTAAATGTAAAAGAAAATATTGGGGTTGAGTTAACAGATAGCTTAGCAATGTTCCCAACAGCATCGGTTTCTGGACATTATTTTGCACACAAAGACGCTCGCTATTTTGGTTTAGGTAAAATAACCAAAGAACAAGTACATGATTTTGCAAATAGAAGAGGTTTAACAAATACAGAAGCAGAACGTTGGTTGAGTCCTAATATGGCAGAAGAATAG
- a CDS encoding homocysteine S-methyltransferase family protein, which produces MADIREEIKKRILVLDGAMGTMIQQYKFTEEDYRGEQFKDWHVSVKGNNDMLSITQPTAIKEIHAKYFEAGADIAETNTFSSTTIAMADYEMEDYVYQLNYESAKIAKEVANEFTAKEPHKPRFVAGSIGPTNRTLSMSPDVNDPGYRAVTFDELRIAYKQQTEALLDGGCDVLLVETVFDTLNAKAALFAIEEVKEERGIDVPIMLSGTITDASGRTLSGQTAEAFLISVSHIPLLSVGLNCALGADALVPHLEAISSNTQYGVSAHPNAGLPNAFGEYDETPEQMASQIQGYLDKNLINIIGGCCGTTPAHIKAIADIAAKAEPRKVAEQLCTK; this is translated from the coding sequence ATGGCAGATATTAGAGAAGAAATAAAGAAAAGAATTTTAGTGTTAGATGGTGCTATGGGTACCATGATTCAGCAATACAAATTTACCGAAGAGGATTATAGAGGAGAACAGTTTAAAGACTGGCATGTTTCTGTAAAAGGGAATAATGATATGTTGTCTATCACCCAACCAACTGCCATTAAAGAAATACATGCAAAGTATTTTGAAGCGGGAGCAGATATAGCCGAAACCAATACATTTTCTAGTACAACTATTGCCATGGCAGATTATGAAATGGAAGATTATGTATATCAGTTAAACTATGAATCTGCAAAAATAGCCAAAGAAGTAGCAAATGAGTTTACTGCTAAGGAACCACACAAGCCACGTTTTGTAGCAGGTTCTATAGGGCCAACAAACCGAACGCTAAGTATGTCACCAGATGTAAATGATCCTGGTTATAGAGCAGTAACTTTTGATGAATTGCGCATTGCATATAAACAACAAACAGAAGCTTTATTAGATGGAGGTTGCGATGTCTTGTTAGTAGAAACAGTTTTTGATACTTTAAATGCAAAAGCAGCTTTATTTGCTATTGAAGAAGTTAAAGAAGAAAGAGGTATTGATGTGCCTATTATGTTAAGTGGAACAATTACCGATGCTTCGGGTAGAACTTTATCAGGTCAAACTGCTGAAGCTTTTTTAATTTCAGTTTCTCATATCCCTTTGTTGAGTGTTGGGTTAAACTGTGCTTTAGGAGCAGATGCTTTGGTTCCTCACTTAGAAGCTATTTCAAGTAATACTCAATATGGAGTATCTGCACATCCAAATGCTGGATTGCCAAATGCGTTTGGTGAATATGATGAAACTCCTGAACAAATGGCTTCTCAAATTCAAGGGTATTTAGATAAGAATTTAATTAATATTATTGGAGGTTGTTGTGGTACAACACCAGCACATATTAAAGCTATTGCAGATATTGCGGCCAAAGCGGAGCCTAGAAAAGTTGCAGAGCAACTTTGTACGAAATAA